The following are from one region of the Pocillopora verrucosa isolate sample1 chromosome 3, ASM3666991v2, whole genome shotgun sequence genome:
- the LOC131794289 gene encoding targeting protein for Xklp2 homolog produces MDEFVDPSYEYDAPMFVDFSKDTGDLDPEADKWFDGKVADEGGWVIEEDSCDQRSNEPNCEASKILEEVVKESSSSQNEEPRVEQKADTEPLAEAPPKKSAPKNCVTSWSEWVTKTQTTTNEQVKTESAPRQSQVRKKREKKVPERRSARLRTLSTCSIASTSSTVSSCSSDGGPAKKVPKIKAPLTLTVPDTPNFMRRVAQSKGDKTQAQKTREEQELQVIAQKQKEMMEKIKQNKVSMKKALAGQSYMPCRSAVDNLTRAKEFHFATDDRLGPSSHHANNEGKGKDFVGSLRQHPPSPTFKNRKPTVPVPFKMNESRKRKEPENDTPCGEYQSMAQRVYQWQKKTPERFHVKPVSEQNQGPPDNIEKASLKLTAPKTPNLRSRDRKRPLSVDCMSKEEQEKIQEAEMKSYKFKATELNRKIFDCNGTLGVYMEPKKPLTAVEPFNFNTEQRAEVHKTKEPQAVIEAAEPREIKANPCPDFTNVFKPELPHKGTQIQPFSFEQRDKETKLKKEEKITAILEEEKKAHENFHAQPLPSFTPPPLPSSSKLITEPVPFDLSTENRGAVKAEKWGQQLQQEIQEERMKRVFKARSTNVLYNAPFIPDKSMAKPNTKIEEFSMNSDKRAKEREVYEMHKAERDQEEEELRKQIEKEHEEEEKIYLKNLRKQLVHKPNPIRKYRPVEIKQSEKELTNAQSPQWHSKKRRKMRV; encoded by the exons ATGGATGAATTTGTTGATCCAAGTTACGAGTACGATGCGccgatgtttgtcgacttctCGAAAGACACAGGAGATTTAGACCCTGAAGCGGATAAGTGGTTTG ATGGAAAAGTAGCCGACGAAGGTGGCTGGGTAATCGAAGAAGATTCTTGTGATCAGCGATCTAATGAACCTAACTGCGAAGCATCAAAAATTCTAGAAGAAGTGGTGAAAGAGAGCTCGTCTTCGCAGAACGAAGAACCACGAGTGGAACAGAAAGCTGATACTGAACCTTTAGCGGAAGCTCCTCCTAAGAAATCAGCTCCTAAAAACTGTGTGACTTCGTGGTCAGAGTGGGTAACAAAAACCCAAACAACAACGAACGAACAAGTCAAGACGGAAAGTGCCCCTCGTCAATCTCAAGTCAGAAA GAAACGAGAGAAAAAGGTACCTGAAAGAAGATCAGCTCGTCTGAGAACGTTGTCAACGTGTTCTATTGCATCAACATCATCCACCGTTTCCAGTTGTTCCTCTGATGGTGGGCCAGCAAAGAAAGTCCCGAAGATTAAAGCACCATTGACATTAACTGTTCCAGATACGCCAAATTTTATGAG GAGGGTTGCTCAATCCAAAGGTGATAAAACCCAAGCACAGAAAACAAGGGAAGAACAGGAGCTGCAGGTCATAGCacagaaacaaaaggaaatgatggaaaaaatcaaacagaataAAGTTTCCATGAAGAAGGCTCTTGCAGGGCAGTCATACATGCCTTGTAGATCAGCTGTTGACAATCTTACTCGGGCTAAAGAATTTCACTTCGCAACAGATGATAGGCTTGGTCCAAGTTCTCACCATGCAAACAATGAGGGCAAAGGAAAGGATTTTGTTGGCTCTTTAAGGCAGCATCCTCCTTCACCA ACTTTCAAGAACAGGAAACCAACTGTTCCAGTGCCATTCAAGATGAATGAATccaggaaaagaaaagaacctGAAAATGACACTCCATGTGGGGAGTACCAATCAATGGCACAAAGGGTTTATCAATGGCAGAAGAAGACTCCTGAGCGTTTCCATGTGAAACCTGTCAGTGAACAGAACCAGGGGCCACCAGATAATATAGAGAAGGCTTCCTTGAAGCTAACAGCTCCAAAGACACCAAATTTAAGGTCAAGAGATAGGAAAAGGCCACTTTCTGTAGACTGCATGAGTAAAGAAGAACAAGAGAAGATTCAGGAAGCTGAGATGAAGAG TTACAAGTTCAAAGCTACTGAGCTTAACCGTAAAATATTTGACTGCAATGGAACATTAGGAGTGTACATGGAACCAAAAAAGCCTCTTACTGCAGTTGAACCTTTTAACTTCAATACTGAACAGCGTGCAGAGGTGcacaaaacaaaagaaccaCAGGCTGTCATTGAG GCTGCTGAACCAAGAGAAATAAAGGCTAATCCTTGTCCAGACTTCACCAATGTGTTTAAGCCTGAACTGCCACATAAAGGAACCCAGATACAGCCATTTTCATTTGAGCAGAGAGACAAGGAAACGAAGCTTAAGAAAGAGGAGAAAATTACAGCTATCTTAGAGGAAGAAAAGAAG GCACATGAGAACTTCCATGCACAACCATTGCCAAGTTTCactcctcctcctcttccttcATCATCAAAACTCATCACAGAACCTGTGCCTTTTGATTTGTCAACTGAAAACCGTGGAGCTGTCAAGGCTGAGAAATGGGGACAGCAG CTGCAGCAAGAGATTCAAGAGGAAAGAATGAAGAGAGTGTTTAAAGCTCGATCCACCAATGTTTTGTACAATGCTCCATTCATACCTGACAAGTCCATGGCCAAACCAAATacaaaaattgaagaattcTCTATGAATTCGGATAAACGCGCTAAGGAAAGAGAAGTGTATGAGATGCATAAGGCAGAGAGAGACCAAGAAGAAGAGGAATTAAGGAAACAGATAGAAAAAGAACATGAAGAGGAGGAGAAGATTTACTTGAAGAACCTGCGCAAACAACTAGTACATAAACCAAATCCCATACGCAAATATCGTCCAGTAGAGATCAAACAGAGTGAGAAAGAGCTTACAAATGCACAATCGCCCCAATGGCAttcaaagaagagaagaaaaatgcGAGTATGA
- the LOC131794277 gene encoding uncharacterized protein, producing MNDPLKLLPVDVTKIRAQDVVVVAAVLVALFLFRAPNVWELKPSWQLDDILHSDHHTTRNKLPLPIISDLDSDGINELIIVTDDSRLKVMMLPPQEEHDLSSTLPHLHMKAEVVLETSSNSSKPGFPVALGTGCEGKSISSLDVCRQVIVVVTDDGEVHCYTDQLELMWRTRVFTDHETSGSLNFKEIAVLVIPQSGLVLIGGMTAKEEQMQHNLKHDHQHNFSASFSAEEIAKQPPRRSRNTKKATEEKEHFSTYALNAKTGRTHWKHEPGDYEAKKMDREDILSAYHFKLALHSSQYHAGEIHWSQYTESLISSLPYRWQHPADTTLQTAHFVKRQPSTLATQGKELKTGPVVESKAIKPNAVVIKRQKAIEVLNMESGQPLCSYALPMRTTSVGDLNGDNVIDHVTTYFASERIDQSGMVNPCSGVAVSGSKSLFSRSICRTPSTFGSFFGSFSQEDLREENVLISPLLVPSPPYQRGIFSHLSGEAFKRDSIRSLDSIFVISSGRLTSLGPFGELNWQVDTVTSWTNYNPPDDKSADAVLVPNIQAVSTAVGAQKDAVLVTGLRDFALVSLKDGSLMASHSIPCEPVSPVVHGDFTNDGLMDFIVCCKTSFIGFSLDSRPGYWWTVVWITCGLGAIGMAVLILRFIEEVIV from the exons ATGAATGATCCTTTGAAACTACTGCCAGTTGATGTCACCAAAATTAGAGCTCAAGATGTGGTTGTGGTGGCAGCAGTGCTTGTGGCCTTGTTTCTTTTCAGAGCTCCAAATGTGTGGGAGTTAAAGCCCTCTTGGCAACTGGACGATATCTTGCATAGTGATCACCACACAACAAGAAACAAGTT ACCTCTTCCTATTATCTCAGACCTGGATAGTGATGGAATTAATG AACTTATTATTGTAACTGATGATTCAAGACTTAAAGTTATGATGCTGCCTCCACAAGAGGAGCATGATCTATCATCCACCCTTCCTCATCTTCATATGAAG GCAGAAGTGGTCCTTGAAACTTCCAGTAATTCATCCAAGCCTGGATTTCCTGTAGCACTTGGAACAGGATGTGAAGGAAAAAGCATTTCTTCGCTCGATGTCTGTCGCCAG GTGATAGTTGTAGTAACAGATGATGGAGAGGTGCATTGTTACACAGATCAGCTGGAGCTAATGTGGAGGACTCGGGTTTTCACAGATCATGAAACATCAGGCTCACTAAATTTTAA gGAAATTGCTGTACTTGTTATACCTCAGTCTGGCTTAGTTTTGATCGGAGGGATGACTGCTAAAGAAGAACAAATGCAACACAATTTAAA ACATGACCATCAACATAACTTTTCCGCCAGTTTTAGTGCTGAGGAGATAGCAAAGCAACCTCCAAGACGCTCGCGCAATACTAAGAAG GCAACCGAAGAAAAGGAACATTTTTCGACATACGCTCTGAACGCGAAAACAGGAAGGACCCACTGGAAACATGAACCAGGCGATTATGAAGCCAAGAAAATGGACAGAGAG gATATTCTGTCGGCTTACCATTTCAAGCTGGCTCTTCATTCCAGTCAGTACCACGCTGGTGAAATTCACTGGAGTCAATACACCGAGTCACTGATCTCTTCACTACCATACAGATGGCAACATCCCGCTGATACCACCTTACAAACAGCTCACTTCGTGAAAAGGCAACCCTCGACACTCGCAACTCAAGGGAAAGAACTTAAAACAGGACCTGTGGTAGAATCGAAAGCAATAAAGCCAAACGCAGTAGTTATAAAACGACAAAAGGCCATTGAGGTGTTAAACATGGAGTCTGGTCAACCTTTGTGTTCTTACGCTTTACCTATGAGAACCACAAGTGTTGGTGATTTGAACGGCGACAATGTCATAGATCACGTGACGACGTACTTTGCCTCGGAGCGGATAGACCAATCAGGAATGGTCAATCCTTGCTCGGGTGTTGCAGTTTCCGGGTCGAAATCTTTATTCAGTAGGTCTATCTGCCGTACCCCTTCAACGTTCGGTAGTTTCTTTGGCTCGTTCTCCCAGGAAGATTTACGTGAGGAGAACGTGCTGATTTCTCCGTTGCTTGTGCCAAGTCCACCTTACCAAAGAGGGATTTTCAGCCATCTATCAGGAGAGGCTTTCAAGCGAGATAGCATCAGGAGCTTGGAcagtatttttgttatttcttctGGAAGACTAACAAGTTTGGGACCGTTTGGTGAATTGAATTGGCAG GTAGACACGGTAACCTCATGGACGAACTACAATCCGCCTGATGACAAAAGTGCAGACGCAGTTCTTGTACCTAACATTCAAGCTGTTTCTACTGCGGTAGGGGCACAAAAG gACGCTGTCTTGGTAACAGGCTTGAGAGACTTCGCACTAGTGTCTCTCAAAGATGGCTCGCTGATGGCCTCTCACTCGATACCCTGCGAACCGGTGTCTCCTGTTGTGCACGGAGATTTTACAAATGACGGTCTAATGGACTTTATTGTATGCTGTAAAACTAG CTTTATCGGCTTTTCACTGGACAGTAGACCAGGGTACTGGTGGACGGTAGTCTGGATCACGTGTGGTCTGGGGGCTATTGGAATGGCAGTACTTATACTTCGCTTCATAGAGGAAGTGATAGTGTGA
- the LOC131794270 gene encoding poly [ADP-ribose] polymerase tankyrase-1-like: MLKFAVKRKPVELFHEAVGVKDIFRVQFLLEQSESQFHVDDIDEDGITALQRCSFTGNLKLVQLLVSHGADLNIQDKEGWSVLHAASVARNHSIIRYLITMGAPVELENDQGELAIDLAQDLQSVLILAEAMRRRGKTREVEQFLKRRPDIRELIEEKAQQSDLTSLIKEPRKRATSEIILPKNISSAESQKRRSSLQPRVPTANVKMRDKDQERLMDVSSFSGPSRVELPSQDQDTHTKNRLSWDVGCKDTVCLKCGKRRREVFKRQSTSSLCSNSSDSSSSSDSAYSSTSTNSAANVYSFERGVISSPRQNNDTRVENFTQDRKRASSVNVFSDPGNPPNREFPTNAQFQSRRNSSPATYLHSDRYNTFYGESKAGFTIASAISHQVTNVNELNSNGVSLLHEAAAKGDTEGVKLLLEHGAEVNRQSLNGSSPIHEAVREGNVVTASILIEHGADLFSETDNGLLPVDMAKDIEIKRFIENAMALK, from the coding sequence ATGTTGAAGTTTGCAGTCAAGAGGAAACCGGTCGAGTTATTTCACGAAGCGGTTGGTGTCAAGGACATTTTCAGGGTGCAGTTTCTCCTTGAACAGAGCGAGTCACAATTTCACGTCGATGATATCGACGAAGATGGCATTACCGCTCTGCAAAGGTGTTCATTTACGGGAAACTTAAAATTAGTGCAACTGCTCGTGAGTCATGGCGCTGATCTTAACATACAGGATAAAGAGGGTTGGAGCGTTCTGCATGCTGCTTCAGTAGCACGAAATCATTCCATCATCCGATATCTCATAACCATGGGCGCTCCAGTGGAGTTAGAGAACGACCAAGGAGAACTGGCGATCGATCTGGCGCAAGATCTGCAATCGGTTCTAATTCTCGCCGAAGCTATGCGAAGGAGAGGGAAAACTAGAGAAGTCGAGCAGTTCTTGAAAAGGAGGCCCGATATAAGAGAGCTAATAGAGGAAAAGGCGCAGCAAAGTGATTTAACCAGTTTGATAAAAGAGCCGCGCAAGAGAGCGACAAGCGAAATCATTTTACCTAAAAATATTTCGTCGGCTGAATCGCAAAAAAGGCGCAGTTCCTTACAACCTAGAGTTCCGACCGCAAATGTCAAGATGCGAGATAAAGATCAGGAAAGGTTAATGGATGTTTCAAGCTTCAGTGGGCCCAGCAGGGTTGAGTTACCCTCTCAAGATCAAGATACACATACCAAAAACCGACTGAGCTGGGACGTCGGTTGTAAGGACACGGTTTGCCTTAAATGCGGAAAGCGCCGACGGGAAGTCTTCAAACGACAATCGACATCATCTTTGTGTTCTAACTCATCTGACTCATCGAGTTCATCCGATTCCGCGTACAGTTCGACATCGACAAATTCTGCCGCGAATGTGTACTCTTTCGAGAGAGGAGTAATATCTTCACCCAGGCAaaacaacgatacaagagtgGAGAACTTTACTCAAGATCGTAAACGTGCGTCGTCTGTTAACGTTTTCTCAGATCCCGGAAATCCTCCTAACCGCGAGTTTCCAACTAATGCACAGTTTCAATCACGGCGTAATTCATCCCCTGCCACGTACTTACACAGTGATCGATATAATACGTTTTACGGAGAATCGAAAGCGGGTTTTACGATTGCGAGTGCGATCAGCCACCAAGTTACAAACGTGAACGAGTTGAATAGTAATGGCGTTTCACTCCTCCACGAAGCCGCAGCGAAAGGTGATACGGAAGGAGTAAAATTACTTTTGGAACATGGCGCCGAAGTAAACAGGCAATCTTTGAACGGAAGCAGTCCTATCCACGAGGCTGTTAGAGAAGGAAATGTTGTGACGGCTTCTATACTGATCGAACACGGCGCGGATTTATTTTCTGAGACAGACAACGGCTTGTTGCCAGTAGATATGGCCAAAGACATTGAAATCAAACGCTTCATTGAAAATGCGATGGCTTTGAAATAA